One window of the Camarhynchus parvulus chromosome 2, STF_HiC, whole genome shotgun sequence genome contains the following:
- the SEC61B gene encoding protein transport protein Sec61 subunit beta codes for MPGPNPSATSVGSSGRSPSKAVAPRAAGSTVRQRKNASCGTRSAGRATSTGTGGMWRFYTEDSPGLKVGPVPVLVMSLLFIASVFMLHIWGKYTRS; via the exons ATG CCCGGGCCCAACCCCAGCGCCACCAGCGTCGGCTCCTCCGGCCGCTCCCCCAGCAAGGCTGTGGCTCCCCGCGCCGCGGGATCCACCGTCCGGCAGAG gaaaaatgccaGCTGTGGGACAAGGAGTGCAGGCCGTGCCACGTCCACAGGGACTGGTGGGATGTGGCGGTTCTACACTGAGGACTCACCAGGGCTCAAAGT tgGACCTGTTCCAGTTTTGGTCATGAGTCttctttttattgcttctgTGTTTATGCTGCACATCTGGGGTAAATACACTCGTTCCTAG
- the ALG2 gene encoding alpha-1,3/1,6-mannosyltransferase ALG2, with the protein MPPAAAAMEEAGGAGPSVLFLHPDLGLGGAERLVVDAALALRARGCRVQIWTAHYDPGRCFAETRGLAVRRAGGWLPRSLCGRGHALCAALRMAFVALYVLLLSGETFDAFVCDQVSACIPVLRLARTRKKVLFYCHFPDQLLTKRESFLKRLYRLPLDWLEEYTTGMADCIVVNSKFTASVFKDTFKSLSHINPDVLYPSLNISSFEEIVPADIADLIPKKKKFLFLSINRYERKKNLALALEALHELRGRLDSHEWDEVHLVMAGGYDKRVLENVEHYEELRRLSAKLDVNDHVTFLRSFSDEQKISLFSNSVCVLYTPSNEHFGIVPLEAMYMRCPVIAVNSGGPLESISHNVTGFLCDPLPTQFADAMEKIVRDPLLKDTMGAAGRVRVMEKFSSEAFSEQLYQYIRRLTE; encoded by the exons ATGCCACCCGCGGCAGCGGCCATGGAGGAGGCGGGAGGAGCGGGCCCGTCCGTGCTGTTCCTGCACCCGGACCTGGGCCTGGGCGGCGCGGAGCGGCTGGTGGTGGACGCGGCGCTGGCGCTGCGGGCGCGGGGCTGCCGGGTGCAGATCTGGACGGCGCACTACGACCCCGGGCGCTGCTTCGCGGAGACGCGCGGGCTGGCGgtgcggcgggcgggcggctgGCTCCCGCGCAGCCTGTGCGGCCGCGGGCACGCCCTGTGCGCCGCCCTGCGCATGGCCTTCGTGGCGCTCTACGTGCTGCTGCTCAGCGGAGAGACCTTCGACGCCTTCGTGTGCGACCAG GTGTCTGCCTGCATTCCTGTGCTTAGACTGGCCAGAACCCGTAAGAAGGTTTTGTTTTACTGTCACTTTCCCGATCAGCTCCTGACCAAGAGAGAATCTTTCCTGAAGCGCCTCTACAGACTGCCGCTTGACTGGCTGGAGGAGTACACAACTGGCATGGCAGACTGCATCGTTGTGAACAGCAAGTTCACTGCCAGCGTGTTCAAAGACACATTTAAGTCCCTGTCACACATAAACCCAGATGTCCTCTACCCATCACTCAACATCAGTAGCTTTGAAGAAATTGTTCCTGCAGACATAGCTGATCTGATACcgaaaaagaaaaagttcttgtttctttccattaaTAGGtatgagagaaaaaagaatctGGCGTTGGCTCTCGAAGCTTTGCACGAACTTCGAGGGAGACTTGATTCCCATGAGTGGGATGAAGTTCACCTGGTTATGGCAGGTGGTTATGATAAGCGAGTTCTGGAAAACGTGGAGCACTATGAAGAGCTGAGGAGACTCTCAGCCAAACTTGATGTTAATGACCATGTGACTTTTCTGAGATCATTCTCAGATGAAcagaaaatctctctttttagtaactctgtgtgtgtgctttatACACCAAGCAATGAACATTTTGGCATTGTCCCTTTGGAGGCAATGTATATGAGATGTCCAGTTATAGCAGTTAATTCAGGTGGTCCTTTAGAATCAATCTCGCATAATGTTACAGGATTTTTGTGTGATCCTCTTCCAACGCAATTCGCAGATGCCATGGAAAAAATTGTGAGAGATCCTCTCTTAAAGGACACaatgggagcagctgggagagtgAGAGTTATGgaaaaattttcttcagaagCTTTCTCAGAACAGCTGTACCAATACATACGCAGATTAACAGAATAA